One window from the genome of Brachionichthys hirsutus isolate HB-005 chromosome 19, CSIRO-AGI_Bhir_v1, whole genome shotgun sequence encodes:
- the barhl1b gene encoding barH-like homeobox 1b: MEASANGSSFGIDSLLSRRPGSPLSKVDSLAGECRSPLEFSPRSDVESVCSSPPSPRRECVDEAAQRQGHGAGLPPHLQHAQISAGSQQRTVTSSFLIRDILADCKPLAACAPYSSNGQPTQEAGRLASKIAEDFMEKIHSNSSSDSEYKVKEEGDREISSSRDSPQVRLKKPRKARTAFTDHQLAQLERSFERQKYLSVQDRMELAASLNLTDTQVKTWYQNRRTKWKRQTAVGLELLAEAGNYSALQRMFPSPYFYPQSLVSNLDPGAALYLYRGPSAPPPALQRPLVPRILLHGLQGGSEPPPPPPLPPMSGVLPRPAQQR, from the exons ATGGAGGCGTCCGCCAACGGGTCCAGCTTTGGGATCGACTCGCTGCTGTCCCGCAGGCCGGGAAGTCCGCTGTCCAAAGTGGACAGCCTGGCGGGGGAGTGCCGCTCGCCTCTGGAGTTCAGCCCGAGATCAGACGTGGAGAGCGTCTGCTCGTCGCCCCCGTCGCCGAGGAGGGAGTGCGTGGACGAGGCGGCGCAGAGGCAAGGTCACGGCGCCGGCCTGCCACCGCATCTCCAGCACGCGCAGATATCCGCGGGGTCGCAGCAGAGGACCGTGACCTCGTCGTTCCTAATCAGAGACATCCTCGCGGACTGTAAGCCTCTGGCGGCCTGCGCGCCGTACTCCAGCAATGGGCAGCCGACGCAGGAGGCGGGGAGGCTGGCCTCGAAGATCGCGGAGGACTTTATGGAGAAAATCCACAGCAACTCGTCATCAGACAGCGAGTACAAAG tgaaggaggagggggacAGGGAGAtctccagcagcagagacagcccCCAGGTCCGGCTGAAGAAGCCCAGGAAGGCCCGGACGGCCTTCACGGACCACCAGCTCGCCCAGCTGGAGCGCAGTTTCGAGCGGCAGAAGTATCTGAGTGTCCAGGACCGCATGGAGCTGGCGGCCTCCCTCAACCTCACCGACACCCAGGTCAAGACCTGGTACCAGAACCGGAG GACAAAGTGGAAGAGGCAGACGGCGGTGGGGCTCGAGTTGCTGGCGGAAGCAGGGAACTATTCGGCCCTGCAGAGGATGTTCCCGTCGCCGTACTTCTACCCGCAGAGCCTTGTGTCCAACCTGGACCCCGGAGCGGCCCTCTATCTCTACAGAGGCCCCTCGGCGCCCCCGCCGGCCCTGCAGAGACCCCTGGTCCCGCGGATCCTGCTGCACGGTCTGCAGGGGGGCAGCGAGCCGCCTCCGCCGCCCCCTCTGCCCCCCATGTCCGGCGTGCTTCCTCGGCCAGCTCAGCAGCGGTGA